The Paraburkholderia sabiae genome includes a region encoding these proteins:
- a CDS encoding enoyl-CoA hydratase/isomerase family protein translates to MTSTASDNDPILLTSTPAPGVMLLQLNRPHKLNALSLELLGALQRALTSAERNDDIKCVILTGSGRAFCAGADISDMGRGIGAYEDPRRLAAQDAISAFSKPLIAAINGYVLGGGLELAMTCDIAIAAEDAKLGLPEINLGAFPGDGGTQRLPRIIGKSLAMQMILTGEAISASEARRIGLVSEVTASDELLPRALGLATIIAGKSPQAVRIAKQAVLNAFDMPLSAGLKFERTATAAVFATEDRAEAIRAFTEKRAPVFKGR, encoded by the coding sequence ATGACCTCGACTGCATCCGACAACGATCCGATCCTGCTGACGTCGACGCCCGCTCCAGGCGTGATGCTTCTACAGTTAAACCGGCCGCACAAGCTGAACGCGCTTAGCCTTGAACTGCTAGGCGCGCTGCAACGCGCACTCACGTCGGCGGAACGCAACGACGACATCAAATGCGTGATTCTGACAGGCAGCGGCCGGGCGTTTTGTGCTGGCGCCGATATCTCGGACATGGGCCGAGGCATTGGCGCCTACGAGGATCCACGACGACTAGCCGCACAAGACGCCATCTCCGCGTTTTCCAAACCGCTGATCGCCGCGATCAACGGATACGTGCTGGGCGGCGGACTCGAACTCGCTATGACGTGCGACATCGCGATCGCCGCAGAAGACGCGAAGCTGGGGCTTCCTGAAATCAATCTTGGTGCATTCCCGGGCGATGGCGGTACGCAGCGGCTGCCCCGGATCATCGGAAAGTCCCTCGCCATGCAGATGATTCTTACCGGCGAAGCGATCAGTGCCAGCGAAGCCAGGCGCATCGGTCTGGTTAGCGAGGTCACGGCTTCCGACGAATTGCTTCCGCGGGCACTGGGTCTTGCGACCATCATCGCCGGCAAATCACCCCAGGCCGTGCGCATAGCAAAGCAGGCGGTGCTGAATGCTTTTGACATGCCGCTTTCTGCCGGACTGAAGTTTGAACGCACAGCCACCGCAGCAGTTTTCGCAACGGAAGACCGCGCAGAGGCGATCCGCGCTTTCACGGAAAAGCGTGCGCCCGTCTTCAAGGGCCGCTGA
- a CDS encoding MFS transporter: MNGKTLPAKRWWIILPIAFITYSLAYLDRANYGFAAAAGIDHDLGISRSTSSLIGSLFFLGYFFFQVPGGIYAERRSVRRLIFVSLIAWGGLAALTGVVSNIPALMAVRFGLGIVEAAVFPCMIVYLTNWFSRKERSRANTVFLLGNPATVLWMSVVSGYLVQEWGWRAMFIAQGLPAVLWAFVWLAVVRDKPSQVSWLTAEEKLHIETTLADEQRSLAPVKNYREAFRSRTVWKLTGTLFFQSLGFYGFLLWLPSILRHGASLSMVNTGWLSAIPYFGAVLCMLPCSWLSDRLQNRRLFVAVPLSIAAAAFFLLYVVGTSNFWLSFSLLTVAGISMYVMFAPFFSIAPEVLPREVAGGAIALINSIGALGSFLGSYAVGYLTGLTGDPASSYLFMGAALVVSALFASSVKRTERARIMPLATAD; the protein is encoded by the coding sequence ATGAACGGAAAAACGCTTCCCGCGAAACGGTGGTGGATCATCCTGCCGATCGCTTTCATCACCTACAGCCTCGCGTATCTGGATCGTGCAAATTACGGTTTCGCTGCGGCCGCTGGCATCGACCACGATCTGGGCATCAGTCGCTCCACATCGTCGCTGATCGGTTCCCTCTTTTTCCTCGGCTACTTCTTTTTTCAGGTGCCGGGCGGTATCTATGCCGAAAGGCGGAGCGTGCGCCGGCTGATCTTCGTCAGCCTCATCGCCTGGGGCGGCCTGGCCGCACTCACTGGCGTCGTCTCGAATATCCCCGCGCTCATGGCAGTACGGTTCGGACTCGGGATCGTGGAAGCCGCGGTGTTCCCCTGCATGATCGTCTATCTGACCAACTGGTTCTCCAGGAAAGAGCGATCCCGCGCTAACACCGTCTTCCTGCTTGGCAACCCGGCGACCGTCCTGTGGATGTCGGTTGTCTCCGGCTACCTGGTGCAGGAGTGGGGATGGCGCGCCATGTTCATCGCTCAGGGCCTGCCGGCCGTACTGTGGGCATTCGTGTGGCTCGCCGTCGTGCGCGACAAGCCTTCGCAGGTTAGCTGGCTTACGGCAGAAGAGAAGCTGCATATCGAAACGACGCTTGCTGACGAACAGCGCTCGCTGGCTCCAGTGAAAAACTATCGCGAGGCGTTTCGAAGCAGGACGGTCTGGAAGCTCACGGGCACGCTGTTTTTCCAAAGCCTCGGCTTCTATGGTTTTCTGCTGTGGCTGCCCTCGATTCTCCGGCACGGGGCATCGCTGAGTATGGTCAACACGGGATGGCTCTCCGCTATCCCTTACTTCGGTGCGGTCCTTTGCATGCTGCCGTGCTCCTGGCTGTCCGATCGGCTGCAGAACCGCAGGCTGTTTGTCGCAGTGCCCTTGTCGATTGCTGCTGCTGCCTTCTTCCTGCTGTACGTCGTGGGCACGTCGAATTTCTGGCTGTCGTTCAGTCTGCTGACGGTCGCTGGAATCTCGATGTACGTGATGTTCGCACCGTTTTTCTCGATTGCTCCCGAGGTGCTGCCTCGTGAAGTGGCAGGCGGCGCCATCGCGCTCATCAATAGCATCGGCGCGCTTGGCTCGTTTCTCGGCTCCTATGCCGTCGGCTACCTGACCGGATTGACCGGAGATCCCGCCTCTTCGTACCTCTTCATGGGGGCAGCGCTCGTTGTGTCCGCACTATTCGCCTCCAGTGTGAAGCGCACTGAGCGCGCACGGATCATGCCGCTGGCGACAGCTGACTGA
- a CDS encoding substrate-binding domain-containing protein: protein MKLKTAIRSAATIVAAAAVAAYALNASADDKIVIGFSQSTLNHPWRVAQTEGNKKYAAEHYPDVKLIVTDGQNNASKQTSDVEALMAQGIKVLMISPLTSQALTPVVKEAMNHGIKVVTLDRRVNTPVTSHVGPEDLPIGRQAGELIAKKLNGKGQIVELGGTAGASVAIDRDKGFREAISKYPGIKVIAFQNCDFLREPAMKFMEDQIQRFKPGEINAVYAHNDEMALGAIQALEAAGRLKDVVVVGIDGQNNAIQSVADGKLTATFIYPFVAPEGIQTAYKVAKGESVPKDIKLQSTMITKDNASQYIGKGF from the coding sequence ATGAAGTTGAAGACAGCAATTCGCAGCGCCGCGACGATCGTCGCAGCCGCCGCAGTCGCGGCCTACGCGCTGAACGCATCAGCCGACGACAAGATCGTCATCGGTTTCAGCCAGTCGACGCTGAACCACCCGTGGCGCGTTGCCCAGACGGAGGGCAACAAGAAGTACGCTGCGGAACATTATCCTGACGTCAAGCTGATCGTCACTGACGGCCAGAACAACGCGTCGAAGCAGACGTCCGACGTCGAGGCTCTGATGGCGCAAGGCATCAAGGTTCTGATGATCAGCCCGCTGACGAGCCAGGCCCTGACGCCGGTGGTCAAAGAGGCGATGAATCACGGCATCAAGGTCGTCACGCTCGACCGCCGTGTGAATACGCCCGTGACCTCGCACGTCGGCCCCGAAGATCTGCCGATCGGACGCCAGGCAGGTGAACTGATCGCGAAAAAGTTGAACGGGAAAGGGCAGATCGTCGAACTCGGTGGCACGGCCGGTGCGTCGGTCGCAATCGACCGTGACAAGGGCTTCCGTGAAGCCATCTCGAAGTATCCTGGCATCAAGGTGATCGCGTTCCAGAACTGCGACTTCCTGCGCGAACCGGCGATGAAGTTCATGGAAGACCAGATCCAGCGCTTCAAACCGGGTGAAATCAACGCCGTCTACGCGCACAACGATGAGATGGCCCTGGGTGCCATCCAGGCACTCGAAGCGGCGGGCCGACTGAAAGACGTGGTTGTCGTCGGTATCGACGGACAGAACAACGCGATCCAGTCGGTCGCCGACGGGAAGCTGACGGCAACATTCATCTATCCGTTCGTCGCGCCGGAAGGCATCCAGACGGCATACAAGGTCGCCAAGGGCGAGAGCGTACCCAAGGACATCAAGCTTCAGTCGACGATGATCACGAAGGACAACGCTTCGCAGTATATCGGCAAGGGCTTCTAA
- a CDS encoding YciI family protein: protein MVFHIVITRYLRPFPEMDAAMQDHQAYLDACYRRGVFVLSGPRHPRDGGIILARTDTREDLLEILQEDPFSARGLIEYDVIGWDLNRRASALPEALFPGSRTALPLQ, encoded by the coding sequence ATGGTGTTCCATATCGTCATCACCCGATATCTCCGCCCTTTCCCGGAGATGGACGCGGCAATGCAGGATCATCAGGCATACCTTGACGCCTGTTACCGGCGCGGCGTCTTTGTACTCTCCGGACCACGTCATCCGCGCGACGGTGGCATCATCCTCGCCCGGACAGACACACGGGAGGACCTTCTTGAGATCCTGCAGGAAGATCCGTTCTCGGCTCGCGGCCTGATCGAATATGACGTCATCGGATGGGACCTGAACAGGCGTGCCTCAGCCCTTCCTGAGGCGTTGTTCCCGGGAAGCCGGACGGCGCTCCCTCTCCAGTAA
- a CDS encoding dihydrodipicolinate synthase family protein yields MSKHPAFLAGGVIPACLLPFNDDLTIDEPSLRRHLDDVARAPGVTAITVNGHASEVSSCTFDEQQRVLEIAVDEIGERVPLINGVYTESGLEAMRIAQMSRRAGASALLVFPPAVISIGQRASMLVDFFRRIEEASDGLPIVLYQFPVKSGLSYPLPTLLKIIDEVSSVKAIKDNCGDVQLHERQLRLLHARTPRVAVFTTHSAWLMASLAVGADGLLSGMGSVAAELQSNMHDAVKSDDLKAARQLQERMFPLTEAFYSEPWVDMHNRMKEALVMLGKLPRATVRPPLMKLDETELRKVRDALIRAGLLGSERATEAAQLTSA; encoded by the coding sequence ATGTCAAAGCACCCGGCTTTCCTTGCTGGAGGCGTGATTCCCGCCTGCCTGCTGCCGTTCAACGACGATCTCACCATCGACGAGCCGAGCTTGCGACGGCACCTGGACGACGTAGCCCGTGCGCCAGGGGTCACGGCCATCACGGTCAATGGTCACGCATCCGAGGTTTCTTCGTGCACATTCGACGAGCAGCAACGCGTCCTCGAAATCGCTGTCGATGAGATAGGAGAACGGGTCCCGCTCATAAACGGCGTCTACACGGAAAGCGGGCTCGAAGCCATGCGCATCGCCCAGATGTCGCGTCGCGCCGGCGCGTCCGCTCTGCTCGTCTTTCCGCCTGCGGTGATCTCCATCGGACAGCGAGCCAGCATGCTGGTCGATTTCTTCAGGCGCATTGAAGAAGCCAGCGATGGCCTGCCGATCGTGCTGTACCAGTTTCCCGTCAAGAGCGGCCTGTCCTACCCACTGCCGACGCTGCTGAAAATCATCGACGAGGTGAGCAGTGTGAAGGCTATCAAGGACAACTGCGGCGACGTCCAGCTACATGAACGCCAGTTGCGTCTGCTGCATGCGCGTACTCCGAGGGTCGCCGTCTTCACCACGCACAGTGCCTGGCTGATGGCGTCGTTGGCGGTCGGTGCCGATGGCCTGTTGTCCGGTATGGGTAGCGTCGCAGCAGAGTTGCAGTCGAACATGCATGACGCCGTGAAGTCTGATGATCTCAAGGCGGCCCGGCAACTGCAGGAACGCATGTTCCCGCTCACGGAAGCGTTTTATTCAGAGCCCTGGGTTGATATGCATAACCGGATGAAGGAAGCGCTCGTGATGCTCGGAAAACTCCCGCGTGCGACTGTGCGGCCGCCATTGATGAAGCTCGACGAAACGGAGCTTCGTAAGGTCCGCGATGCCTTGATCCGTGCAGGGTTGCTCGGCAGCGAACGAGCCACCGAAGCAGCGCAACTCACCAGTGCCTGA
- a CDS encoding CaiB/BaiF CoA transferase family protein has product MQFLKGIRVVSFNHFVMGPLGIQILADLGADVIAVESLDGAFQRHWSSGNKFIDGDSLTFAFANRNKRSLALDLKSESGKDVARKLIASADVLAENFRPGVMDRLGLGYEQAKKLNPKLIYAAATGYGAHGPYKDRPGQDLLLQAMSGIAAITGREPDESRAVGVSVVDHHGAALFALGIMAALLGRAQSEEGCRVDVSLLGAALDLQQEGITSFLNGKRPASIRQPGATAGWSAPGGYGVFAAKGGSVAISLSTPAMLARALDCPALSEFTEGDVFAKTREISALVEQHCLRFSVNELLARLAELDIWHTRVNDYAMMSEDPQVKHNGHLIETALPSAGTPVRVLSHPVRYNDQAPPVYLPPQKLGAQSREILTELGYPDDAIDALIEQRVVGVPDHAEA; this is encoded by the coding sequence ATGCAATTCCTCAAAGGCATACGCGTCGTCAGCTTCAACCATTTCGTCATGGGGCCGCTGGGCATCCAGATCCTGGCCGACCTTGGCGCCGACGTGATTGCCGTCGAGTCACTGGACGGCGCTTTCCAGCGTCACTGGAGCTCCGGCAACAAATTCATCGATGGCGACTCGCTGACTTTCGCGTTCGCCAATCGCAACAAGCGCAGCCTGGCACTGGATCTGAAGAGTGAGTCAGGCAAAGACGTAGCGCGCAAACTGATCGCGTCGGCCGATGTGCTCGCCGAGAACTTTCGTCCTGGCGTCATGGACCGGCTCGGACTGGGATACGAGCAGGCCAAAAAGCTCAACCCCAAGTTGATCTACGCCGCGGCAACCGGCTATGGCGCGCACGGCCCCTACAAGGATCGGCCCGGACAGGACCTTTTGCTTCAGGCGATGTCAGGCATTGCGGCTATCACTGGCCGCGAGCCTGATGAATCGCGCGCCGTGGGCGTCTCGGTAGTGGACCATCACGGCGCAGCCCTCTTTGCACTGGGAATCATGGCCGCGTTGCTCGGCAGAGCACAAAGCGAAGAAGGATGCCGGGTGGACGTGAGCTTGCTCGGCGCAGCGCTCGACCTGCAGCAGGAAGGCATCACCAGTTTCCTCAACGGCAAAAGGCCAGCATCCATCCGACAGCCGGGCGCAACAGCGGGTTGGTCAGCGCCAGGTGGATACGGCGTGTTCGCTGCCAAGGGCGGGAGCGTGGCTATCTCGCTATCGACGCCCGCCATGCTGGCGCGTGCGCTGGATTGCCCCGCTCTCAGCGAGTTCACGGAGGGCGACGTGTTCGCGAAAACAAGAGAGATATCCGCCCTGGTTGAACAGCACTGCCTTCGGTTTTCCGTCAATGAGCTGCTCGCGCGGCTCGCCGAACTGGATATCTGGCACACCCGCGTGAACGATTACGCGATGATGTCCGAAGACCCACAAGTCAAGCACAACGGCCATCTGATCGAAACGGCATTGCCGAGCGCCGGCACGCCGGTGCGGGTGCTATCGCACCCGGTACGCTATAACGATCAGGCGCCGCCTGTGTATCTTCCCCCTCAAAAACTTGGCGCACAGTCCCGCGAGATCCTGACCGAACTCGGCTATCCGGACGACGCGATCGACGCTCTCATCGAGCAACGCGTGGTTGGCGTGCCCGATCATGCAGAGGCCTGA
- a CDS encoding CaiB/BaiF CoA transferase family protein — MSDQSGATAALPLHGKRIVSFCHFLQGPAAVQYLADLGAEVVKVEPISGAYERHWSGADLYVDETSVFFLAANRNCRSLAVDLKSAEGRQVVEKLIANADVVIQNYRPGVLERLGFGFEDCKRLKADIIYAAATGFGSSGPLVEKPGQDLLIQARCGLAAATGSSPTPVGGAVIDQHGAALLAMGVLAALVKRAATGQGGLVEGNLLNAGIDLQMEGITSFLTGKFDTDRFTRHPRLATWLHQAPYGLYQLADSAIVLPLTDAKVLAEALDSEPLRQLSDIDLYSERDRYADALQEVLRTRSFDEVAGPLDAHGVWFAKVQTYGDLRNDPQIQHNRVFRSVDINGSEVVLVNHPVRYDGQVLPLRRLALRPGQDTREILSELGYDEADVVTLEAHKAIRSGERRDWQEQSGQ; from the coding sequence ATGTCGGACCAATCGGGCGCAACCGCCGCTCTTCCCCTGCATGGAAAGCGAATTGTCAGCTTTTGCCATTTCCTTCAGGGGCCTGCCGCCGTGCAGTACCTCGCCGATCTCGGCGCAGAGGTGGTCAAGGTCGAACCGATCTCGGGCGCTTACGAGCGTCACTGGTCCGGCGCCGATCTTTATGTAGACGAAACCAGCGTGTTCTTCCTCGCCGCGAACCGGAACTGCCGCAGCCTCGCAGTCGATCTGAAATCGGCTGAAGGCAGGCAGGTTGTCGAAAAGCTCATCGCGAACGCGGACGTTGTCATCCAGAATTACCGACCTGGCGTGCTCGAGCGGCTTGGGTTTGGGTTCGAGGACTGCAAACGCCTGAAGGCAGACATCATCTATGCCGCAGCGACCGGTTTCGGCTCGTCGGGCCCGCTCGTCGAGAAGCCGGGACAGGACCTGCTCATTCAGGCTCGATGCGGGCTTGCGGCCGCTACCGGTTCGTCGCCGACACCCGTCGGCGGCGCCGTAATCGACCAGCACGGGGCAGCGTTGCTCGCGATGGGCGTGCTGGCGGCACTCGTCAAGCGCGCCGCTACCGGCCAGGGCGGTCTTGTCGAAGGCAACCTGCTGAACGCGGGGATCGACCTCCAGATGGAAGGCATCACCAGCTTCCTTACCGGCAAATTCGATACCGACCGCTTCACCCGCCACCCCCGACTCGCGACGTGGCTGCATCAGGCTCCCTATGGCCTGTATCAGCTCGCCGACAGCGCGATCGTTCTCCCGTTGACGGATGCGAAGGTGCTGGCAGAGGCGCTCGATAGTGAGCCGCTGCGACAGCTATCGGATATCGATCTGTATTCCGAACGTGACCGTTATGCCGATGCGCTTCAGGAGGTGCTTCGCACCCGCTCCTTCGACGAAGTTGCCGGGCCGCTTGACGCGCACGGCGTGTGGTTCGCAAAGGTCCAGACGTATGGTGACCTGCGCAATGATCCGCAGATCCAGCACAACCGCGTTTTCCGAAGCGTCGACATCAACGGCTCCGAAGTCGTGCTCGTCAATCACCCCGTTCGTTACGACGGTCAGGTCCTTCCCTTGCGCCGCCTCGCGCTGCGCCCCGGTCAGGACACTCGCGAAATTCTCAGCGAGCTGGGATATGACGAGGCAGACGTCGTGACGCTCGAAGCGCATAAGGCGATCAGGTCGGGAGAACGACGCGACTGGCAAGAGCAGTCCGGGCAGTAA
- a CDS encoding MaoC family dehydratase gives MQEDFYLSVGDSVEFSKTVSEADVYLFAGITGDFAPIHTNAEYMSKSAYGQRLAHGALMVGFMSTASTAMVARAKQIPGLDETPVALGYDRIRFLRPVLFGDTVTVRYRIEEVDTVKRRTSASIEVTNQRSEQVCVATGLLKWANANKVNK, from the coding sequence ATGCAAGAAGACTTCTATCTTTCCGTGGGCGATAGCGTCGAATTCAGCAAGACTGTTTCCGAGGCCGATGTCTATCTCTTCGCGGGCATTACCGGCGACTTTGCACCGATCCATACCAATGCGGAATACATGAGCAAGTCGGCCTACGGCCAGCGACTCGCACATGGCGCGCTGATGGTCGGGTTCATGTCGACGGCATCAACCGCAATGGTCGCGCGTGCAAAGCAGATTCCTGGGCTCGACGAGACGCCCGTGGCGCTGGGTTACGATCGTATCCGCTTCCTGCGCCCCGTGTTGTTCGGAGATACGGTCACGGTGCGATATCGCATTGAAGAAGTCGACACGGTGAAACGCCGGACGAGCGCGTCGATCGAAGTAACGAATCAGCGGTCTGAGCAAGTCTGTGTTGCGACGGGTCTGCTGAAGTGGGCAAACGCAAACAAGGTCAACAAGTAG
- a CDS encoding shikimate dehydrogenase family protein, producing MIDGNTRLYFIVGDPIAQVKSPGAFNSVFSQLGVNAALLPLNVDTDGVDAFLDGLKHAHNVDGVVLTVPHKFAGYRHSDTASDRSHFLQVANVMRRNANGTWHGDMVDGCGYTAALRKAGCAIEHRRVLLVGAGGAGCAIGEALLQEGIAELCVHDRDPRRAERLAEMLTRLDKAPVTVGPADPTDMDLVINATPMGMREEDPLPVLADRLKPTTFVGDVITVPVVSPLLKAAHARGCDTMTGAQMFDGVLDLMVEFFGIRPRTLSWSMPA from the coding sequence ATGATCGACGGAAACACACGGCTGTACTTTATTGTCGGCGACCCGATTGCGCAGGTGAAGTCGCCCGGGGCGTTCAACAGCGTGTTCTCGCAACTCGGCGTCAATGCCGCATTGCTGCCTCTCAATGTTGATACGGACGGAGTCGATGCGTTTCTCGATGGCCTTAAACACGCACACAACGTCGATGGGGTTGTGCTGACCGTGCCGCACAAATTCGCGGGCTATCGGCATAGCGACACTGCGTCGGACCGTTCGCATTTTTTGCAGGTAGCAAACGTCATGCGGCGCAACGCCAACGGCACCTGGCACGGAGATATGGTGGACGGCTGCGGCTATACCGCCGCCTTGCGCAAAGCAGGCTGCGCTATAGAGCACCGCCGGGTGCTTCTGGTCGGCGCAGGCGGTGCCGGGTGCGCAATAGGCGAAGCCCTCTTGCAGGAGGGCATAGCTGAACTGTGCGTGCACGATCGGGATCCCCGACGCGCGGAAAGGCTGGCCGAGATGCTCACGCGCCTGGACAAGGCCCCTGTCACAGTCGGACCAGCCGATCCGACCGACATGGACCTCGTCATCAACGCAACTCCAATGGGTATGCGTGAGGAAGATCCCCTGCCGGTACTCGCCGATCGCCTGAAACCGACAACGTTTGTGGGCGATGTCATCACGGTGCCCGTGGTATCGCCGCTGCTCAAAGCCGCTCACGCTCGCGGCTGTGACACGATGACCGGCGCACAAATGTTCGATGGCGTGCTCGATCTCATGGTGGAATTTTTCGGCATTCGGCCGCGAACATTGTCCTGGAGTATGCCCGCGTAG
- a CDS encoding GMC family oxidoreductase, with translation MYDFVIAGGGSAGCVLAARLSENPDAKVLLLEAGPSDWNPYIHMPVTYYKTAKGSLTWGLETAPSRAQNNIVTPYTQARVLGGGSSINAQVYTRGVPSDYDRWERDFGCTGWSYRDVLPYFRKAERNERFADEFHGIDGPLGVSDQRYTSPLTKAWVQACQQAGIYYNADFNGASQAGSGLYQITNLDGRRCSAAVGYLRPARKRPNLTVITGAVATRVVMEGTRAVGVEYLRGGKREVARAQTEVIVSSGTIGSPKLLMLSGIGPADHLTQLGIKVQHALPGVGQNFHDHLDVFMIYELTGAHSYDKYKKFHWQVAAGLQYALFRSGPVTSNVVEGGAFWWADKTQSDPDLQFHFLAGAGIEAGIPDVPGGNGCTLNAYLTRPRSRGSVTLRSADPLAQAVVDPNFLDDPYDLTYTVESVKVGQEIMRQGALSRYIKREHFPGSAIKGPGDYERFVREQARTGYHPAGTCRMGMDDGAVVDVDLRVRGIDGLRVADCSVMPQLNSGNTNAPTIMIAERLAAKLNGTDQAVQSTVRASERVTEIHHS, from the coding sequence ATGTATGACTTCGTCATTGCTGGCGGTGGCTCGGCTGGATGTGTTCTTGCTGCGCGCTTAAGCGAAAATCCTGATGCCAAGGTCCTGCTCCTCGAAGCCGGGCCAAGCGACTGGAACCCTTACATCCACATGCCGGTCACGTATTACAAGACCGCCAAGGGTTCCCTGACCTGGGGTCTCGAGACTGCGCCTAGCCGCGCCCAGAACAATATCGTCACCCCATACACGCAAGCGCGTGTCCTTGGCGGAGGCAGTTCGATCAATGCGCAGGTGTACACGCGCGGCGTTCCCTCGGATTATGACCGTTGGGAGCGCGACTTCGGGTGTACCGGATGGTCGTATCGCGACGTATTGCCGTATTTCAGGAAGGCAGAGCGCAACGAGCGGTTTGCCGATGAATTCCACGGCATCGATGGTCCGCTCGGCGTCTCTGACCAACGGTACACCAGCCCGCTGACTAAGGCCTGGGTTCAGGCTTGCCAGCAGGCTGGCATTTACTACAACGCCGATTTCAATGGCGCGTCACAGGCGGGCTCCGGGCTTTACCAGATCACCAACCTGGATGGGCGCCGTTGCAGTGCCGCGGTCGGCTATTTGCGCCCGGCGCGCAAGCGCCCGAATCTGACCGTCATCACAGGCGCCGTTGCAACGCGCGTCGTGATGGAAGGTACCCGCGCTGTAGGTGTCGAGTATCTGCGCGGTGGCAAGCGCGAAGTCGCACGCGCCCAGACTGAAGTCATCGTGTCGTCCGGCACGATCGGCTCCCCCAAGCTGTTGATGCTCTCCGGCATAGGCCCGGCCGACCATCTGACTCAACTCGGTATCAAGGTGCAACACGCGCTTCCGGGTGTCGGCCAGAACTTCCACGACCACCTTGACGTGTTCATGATCTACGAGCTCACGGGCGCGCACAGCTACGACAAGTACAAGAAGTTCCACTGGCAGGTTGCGGCGGGTTTGCAATATGCGCTTTTCCGGTCAGGCCCTGTCACATCGAACGTCGTCGAAGGCGGTGCGTTCTGGTGGGCAGACAAGACACAATCCGATCCCGATCTGCAGTTCCACTTTCTTGCTGGCGCCGGCATCGAGGCGGGGATCCCTGACGTACCGGGCGGCAATGGCTGCACCCTCAACGCCTATCTGACGCGGCCAAGGTCGCGGGGCAGCGTGACTTTGCGCTCAGCTGATCCGCTCGCACAAGCCGTCGTCGATCCGAATTTCCTGGACGATCCGTACGACCTCACCTACACCGTGGAGAGCGTCAAGGTGGGCCAGGAAATCATGCGACAAGGCGCGCTGTCCAGGTACATCAAACGGGAACACTTCCCAGGCTCGGCGATCAAGGGCCCAGGTGACTACGAGCGGTTTGTGCGCGAACAGGCACGGACCGGCTACCATCCGGCAGGAACATGCCGCATGGGGATGGATGACGGCGCGGTAGTGGACGTCGACCTTCGCGTCCGTGGCATTGATGGACTCCGGGTCGCGGACTGCTCCGTGATGCCCCAGTTGAACTCCGGCAACACCAATGCCCCAACCATCATGATTGCCGAGCGGCTGGCCGCGAAGCTGAACGGCACGGATCAAGCCGTGCAATCGACAGTTCGCGCGTCGGAGCGCGTCACGGAAATACACCACTCCTGA